Proteins from a genomic interval of Pseudomonas anuradhapurensis:
- the mreD gene encoding rod shape-determining protein MreD, with the protein MAVSRRNHGWVIWLTFALGLLLSVSPMPQFMEVFRPMWLALLVSFWTLAVPGKVGMTTAFVLGLAEDVLYGTLLGQNALILTLITFLVLSLQQRLRMFPMWQQSLVILVIFGIAQLIQLWLSALTGNRLPTLALVWSAVISALLWPWISFALRDLRRRLHIN; encoded by the coding sequence ATGGCTGTATCACGCCGCAACCATGGCTGGGTCATCTGGCTGACTTTCGCCCTCGGCCTGCTGCTCAGCGTCTCGCCCATGCCTCAGTTCATGGAAGTGTTCCGGCCCATGTGGCTGGCCTTGCTGGTGTCGTTCTGGACCCTCGCCGTACCGGGCAAGGTCGGCATGACCACGGCGTTCGTACTGGGCCTGGCCGAGGACGTGCTGTATGGCACCCTGCTTGGGCAGAACGCGCTGATCCTCACCCTCATCACCTTCCTGGTGCTGTCCTTGCAGCAGCGCCTGCGCATGTTCCCGATGTGGCAACAGAGCCTGGTGATCCTGGTGATCTTTGGTATTGCCCAGTTGATCCAGCTGTGGCTCAGCGCGCTGACCGGCAATCGCCTGCCCACCCTGGCGCTGGTCTGGTCGGCGGTGATCAGTGCCTTGCTCTGGCCGTGGATCAGCTTCGCCCTGCGCGACCTGCGCCGACGCCTGCATATCAACTGA
- a CDS encoding Maf family protein: MTPLFLASGSPRRRELLTQIGVPFSVVNAPIDETPLPAEGAPAYVERLARAKAGAGLASIAGPAVVLGADTAVVLDGRILGKPEDREQALAMLAGLSGREHQVLTAVAVGDGQRMHSVCVTSTVRFRPISADEAQRYWASGEPLDKAGGYAIQGLGAVFVTGLSGSYSAVVGLPLSETAQLLGLFGIACWQSPAHTPEVTNQR, translated from the coding sequence ATGACCCCGCTATTCCTGGCCTCCGGCTCGCCCCGCCGTCGTGAACTGCTGACCCAGATCGGCGTGCCGTTCAGCGTCGTCAATGCCCCGATCGATGAAACCCCGCTACCCGCCGAAGGCGCCCCGGCCTATGTCGAGCGCCTGGCCAGGGCCAAGGCTGGCGCCGGCCTGGCCAGCATCGCAGGCCCGGCCGTGGTGCTCGGGGCGGACACCGCCGTGGTGCTCGATGGTCGCATCCTCGGCAAGCCAGAAGATCGCGAACAGGCCCTGGCCATGCTCGCCGGCCTGTCGGGCCGCGAGCACCAGGTACTGACCGCAGTCGCCGTCGGCGATGGCCAGCGCATGCACAGCGTGTGCGTTACCAGCACGGTGCGTTTCCGCCCGATCAGCGCCGATGAAGCGCAACGCTACTGGGCCAGTGGCGAACCCTTGGACAAGGCCGGCGGCTATGCCATCCAGGGCCTGGGTGCGGTATTCGTCACCGGCCTTTCCGGCAGCTACTCGGCGGTGGTCGGCCTGCCGCTCAGTGAAACGGCCCAACTGCTTGGCCTATTCGGCATCGCCTGCTGGCAATCCCCCGCGCATACGCCAGAGGTAACAAACCAGCGGTAG
- the rng gene encoding ribonuclease G, translating into MSEEILINITPMESRVAVVENGVLQEVHVERTQRRGIVGNIYKGKVVRVLPGMQAAFVDIGLERAAFIHASEISQREGSAVENITALVHEGQALVVQVTKDPIGTKGARLTTQLSIPSRYLVYMPRSSHVGISLKIEDEAERERLKQVVSDCMESENIKDAGGFILRTAAEGARAEEILQDIRYLRRLWEQIGTQIKTCGAPMVIYEDLGLALRTLRDLVNPKIEKIRIDSRETFQKTTQFVGELMPEIADRLEHYPGERPIFDLYGVEDEIQRALERKVPLKSGGYLVVDPAEAMTTIDVNTGAFVGHRNLEETIFKTNLEAATAIARQLRLRNIGGIIIIDFIDMEDEEHQRQVLRTLEKQLERDHAKTNIIGITELGLVQMTRKRTRESLEQVLCEPCLACQGRGKLKTAETICYEIFREILREARAYQAEGYRVLANQKVVDRLLDEESGNVAELEAFIGRTIRFQVESMYSQEQYDVVLL; encoded by the coding sequence ATGAGTGAAGAGATCCTGATCAACATCACCCCGATGGAGTCACGCGTGGCGGTGGTGGAAAACGGGGTACTGCAGGAAGTACACGTCGAGCGTACCCAGCGCCGGGGCATCGTCGGCAATATCTACAAGGGCAAGGTGGTGCGCGTGTTGCCAGGCATGCAGGCGGCGTTCGTCGACATTGGCCTGGAGCGCGCGGCGTTCATCCACGCCTCGGAAATCTCCCAGCGCGAAGGCTCGGCGGTGGAGAACATCACCGCCCTGGTGCACGAAGGCCAGGCGCTGGTGGTGCAGGTTACCAAGGACCCGATCGGTACCAAGGGCGCGCGCCTGACCACCCAGCTGTCGATCCCGTCGCGCTACCTGGTATACATGCCGCGCAGCAGCCATGTCGGTATTTCGCTGAAGATCGAAGACGAAGCCGAGCGTGAGCGCCTCAAGCAGGTGGTCAGCGACTGCATGGAAAGCGAAAACATCAAGGATGCCGGCGGCTTCATCCTGCGCACCGCTGCCGAAGGTGCGCGCGCTGAAGAGATCCTGCAGGACATCCGCTACCTGCGGCGCCTGTGGGAGCAGATTGGCACGCAGATCAAGACCTGTGGCGCGCCAATGGTCATCTACGAGGACCTGGGCCTGGCCCTGCGGACCTTGCGCGACCTGGTCAACCCGAAGATCGAGAAGATCCGCATCGACTCGCGCGAAACGTTCCAGAAGACCACGCAGTTCGTCGGCGAGCTGATGCCGGAAATCGCTGATCGCCTCGAACACTACCCGGGCGAACGGCCGATCTTCGACCTGTACGGTGTCGAGGATGAAATCCAGCGCGCCCTGGAGCGCAAGGTGCCACTCAAGTCCGGTGGCTACCTGGTGGTCGATCCGGCCGAAGCGATGACCACCATCGACGTCAACACCGGCGCCTTCGTTGGCCATCGCAACCTTGAAGAGACCATCTTCAAGACCAACCTCGAGGCTGCCACCGCCATCGCCCGGCAGCTGCGCCTGCGCAACATCGGCGGCATCATCATCATCGACTTCATCGACATGGAAGACGAGGAGCACCAGCGCCAGGTGCTGCGCACCCTGGAAAAGCAACTCGAACGCGACCATGCCAAGACCAACATCATCGGTATCACCGAGCTGGGCCTGGTGCAGATGACCCGCAAGCGCACCCGCGAGAGCCTGGAGCAGGTGCTGTGCGAGCCCTGCCTGGCTTGCCAGGGGCGCGGCAAGCTGAAGACCGCCGAAACCATCTGCTACGAGATTTTCCGCGAGATCCTGCGCGAGGCCCGTGCCTACCAGGCCGAAGGCTACCGGGTGCTGGCCAACCAGAAGGTGGTCGACCGGTTGCTGGACGAAGAATCCGGTAACGTGGCCGAGCTGGAGGCTTTCATCGGCCGAACCATTCGCTTCCAGGTCGAGTCGATGTATTCGCAGGAACAATACGATGTGGTGCTGCTCTGA
- a CDS encoding YhdP family protein, whose product MAMGRLNRVLVALTRWGLGICALLAVLVALYVSLGRELVPLVAEYRADVQSKAEKALGLPVHVGALEGRWSGLAPVLQVRDLQLGEGATALRLDDVKVVPDIWASLTTGEVRLARIQLGGLQLILRENEQGNWALEGLPKKDDAPLDPAELLQRLRQLGRIDVFDSQVTLHPWQRDPLTLTYVSAGLQAGASRQSLELRATLPDGQPLALNLRSRASASAWRDGQVEAYLSLPQSDWARWLPPRLLGQWHADSLRAGGEFWVDWQQGQLQQAVVRLNAPELHGAYAGRKAAKLHNLALGAWFQRREQGFDVVLDSLAMDIGKTRWESHLQLQQRPGESAADERWQLQADRLDLTPLTPLIDALAPLPDKVMAVVDGLKVTGALRNVRLEARPKAEGDQRLQFAANLEKVGFDAYHNAPAAGNVSGSISGDLGHGELRLDTDAFMLHLYPIFAKPWHYQKANARLTWTLDQQGFTLVAPYLKVLGEEGKIAGDFLIRLLFEEGREDYMDLRVGLTEGDGRYTAKYLPEVLSPALDEWLRSAIVKGTVDEGYFQYQGSLNHGAAPEARSISLFFKVRDAALDFQPGWPQVQHVDGDVLIEDSGVRIKAQRGVLLDTKVSDVSVDIPHAEAGQPSHLYLDGAFDGSLGDGLKILKEAPIGTGEMFAGWEGEGPLQGKVRLDIPLAHGQRPKVQVDFATHDAQLKVAPPSLELSNLKGDFSFDFDKGLSGKGISLQAFGKPVTAQITAEGQPGQIQSRINANGRVSLKALTDWLQFKQALPASGELPYRLQLSLGGRDNRLSVNSSLKGLAIDLPAPFGKAAAETRDGRFSMTLQGPERRFDAAYADLARFAYAAPADKLAQGRGELVLGGGDAQLPGGQGLRVRGRLDTLDLAPWQDQAARLGGDDPGGSARQNLQGVDLSIGQLKAFGMDLNQAVVRLARGGPAWDLRLDSKEVIGNARLADAKGAPLLVRLQTLRLPAASAAEQQAEDGVDPLAAFDPRKVPALDLSIDKLYRGNDLFGSASLKLRPTARGVNASDIDLAFKGLHINGGGGWEGEPGSTGSWYKGRLDGKNLADVLKAWGFAPTVTSREFRLDVDGRWPGSPAAVGLKRFSGSMDAALRTGQFVEVEGSAQALRVFGLLNFNSIGRRLRLDFSDLFDKGLAYDRVKGLLVASDGVYVTREPIAVTGPSSNFELDGTLDMVNDRVDANLQVSLPVTNNLPLAALIVGAPAVGGALFLVDRLIGDRVSRFASVHYRVEGPWKEPRITFVKPFEKSRQE is encoded by the coding sequence ATGGCCATGGGACGTCTGAACCGCGTTCTTGTCGCCTTGACCCGCTGGGGGCTGGGCATTTGCGCCCTGCTGGCAGTCCTGGTGGCGCTGTATGTCAGCCTCGGCCGCGAGCTGGTGCCGTTGGTGGCCGAGTACCGTGCCGATGTGCAAAGCAAGGCCGAAAAAGCCCTGGGCTTGCCCGTGCACGTCGGTGCCCTCGAGGGCCGCTGGAGCGGCCTGGCGCCGGTGTTGCAGGTACGCGACCTGCAACTGGGCGAGGGCGCCACGGCCCTGCGCCTGGATGACGTCAAGGTGGTGCCTGACATCTGGGCCAGCCTGACGACAGGCGAAGTACGCCTGGCCCGCATACAGCTGGGCGGCCTGCAACTGATCCTGCGCGAGAACGAGCAAGGCAACTGGGCCCTCGAAGGCCTGCCGAAGAAGGACGATGCGCCGCTCGACCCCGCCGAACTGCTGCAGCGCCTGCGCCAGCTGGGCCGCATCGATGTGTTCGACAGCCAGGTCACCTTGCACCCCTGGCAGCGCGACCCATTGACCCTCACCTATGTCAGTGCCGGCTTGCAGGCCGGTGCTTCGCGGCAGTCCCTGGAGCTGCGTGCGACCTTGCCTGATGGCCAGCCCCTGGCGCTGAACCTGCGCAGCCGCGCCTCGGCCAGTGCCTGGCGCGACGGCCAGGTCGAAGCCTACCTCAGCTTGCCGCAGAGCGACTGGGCACGTTGGCTGCCGCCACGCCTGCTCGGCCAGTGGCATGCCGACAGCTTGCGGGCGGGGGGCGAGTTCTGGGTCGACTGGCAGCAAGGGCAGTTGCAGCAGGCCGTGGTGCGCCTCAATGCCCCCGAGCTGCATGGCGCCTATGCCGGGCGCAAGGCGGCCAAACTGCACAACCTTGCCCTGGGGGCCTGGTTCCAGCGGCGCGAGCAAGGCTTCGACGTGGTGCTCGATTCGCTGGCCATGGATATCGGCAAGACCCGTTGGGAGTCGCACCTGCAGTTGCAGCAGCGTCCTGGCGAGAGCGCTGCCGATGAGCGCTGGCAGTTGCAGGCCGACCGCCTCGACCTGACGCCGCTGACCCCCTTGATCGACGCCCTGGCGCCGTTGCCGGACAAGGTCATGGCGGTGGTCGATGGCCTCAAGGTGACTGGCGCATTGCGCAACGTGCGGTTGGAAGCCAGGCCCAAGGCCGAGGGCGACCAGCGCCTGCAGTTCGCAGCCAACCTGGAGAAGGTCGGCTTCGACGCCTATCACAATGCGCCGGCTGCCGGTAACGTCAGCGGCAGCATCAGCGGTGACCTCGGACATGGCGAGCTGCGCCTGGACACCGACGCGTTCATGCTGCATCTGTACCCGATCTTCGCCAAACCCTGGCACTACCAGAAGGCCAATGCACGCCTGACCTGGACTTTGGACCAGCAAGGTTTCACCCTGGTCGCGCCGTACCTCAAGGTACTGGGCGAGGAAGGCAAGATCGCCGGCGACTTCCTGATCCGCCTGCTGTTCGAAGAAGGGCGTGAGGACTACATGGACCTGCGGGTCGGCCTGACCGAAGGCGATGGCCGCTATACCGCCAAGTACCTGCCCGAGGTGCTCAGCCCGGCCCTCGATGAATGGTTGCGCAGTGCAATCGTCAAAGGCACGGTGGACGAAGGCTACTTCCAGTACCAGGGCTCGCTGAACCATGGCGCGGCGCCGGAAGCGCGCAGCATCAGCCTGTTCTTCAAGGTGCGTGATGCGGCGCTGGACTTCCAGCCCGGCTGGCCGCAGGTGCAGCACGTGGATGGCGATGTGCTGATCGAGGACAGCGGGGTACGGATCAAGGCCCAGCGTGGCGTACTGCTCGATACCAAAGTCAGTGATGTGAGCGTCGATATCCCGCATGCCGAGGCGGGCCAGCCCAGCCACCTGTACCTCGATGGTGCCTTCGACGGCAGCCTCGGCGATGGCCTGAAGATTCTCAAGGAAGCGCCTATCGGCACGGGCGAAATGTTCGCCGGCTGGGAGGGCGAGGGGCCACTCCAGGGCAAGGTCAGGCTCGACATCCCGCTGGCGCATGGGCAGCGGCCGAAAGTGCAGGTGGACTTCGCCACCCACGATGCACAGCTGAAAGTGGCGCCACCAAGCCTGGAGCTGAGCAACCTGAAGGGCGACTTCAGCTTCGATTTCGACAAGGGCCTCAGTGGCAAGGGCATCAGCCTGCAGGCTTTCGGCAAACCGGTGACGGCGCAGATCACCGCCGAAGGCCAGCCAGGGCAGATACAGTCGCGCATCAATGCCAATGGCCGGGTGTCGCTCAAGGCGCTGACCGACTGGCTGCAGTTCAAGCAGGCTTTGCCAGCCTCCGGCGAGCTGCCGTACCGCTTGCAGCTTAGCCTGGGGGGCCGCGACAACCGTCTGAGCGTCAACTCCAGCCTCAAGGGCCTCGCCATCGACCTGCCGGCACCGTTCGGCAAGGCAGCGGCGGAAACCCGTGACGGTCGGTTCAGCATGACGCTGCAAGGTCCGGAGCGGCGCTTCGATGCGGCATACGCCGACCTTGCCCGCTTTGCCTATGCGGCGCCGGCCGACAAGTTGGCCCAGGGGCGTGGCGAGCTCGTGCTGGGCGGCGGCGATGCGCAGCTGCCTGGCGGCCAAGGCCTGCGTGTGCGCGGTCGCCTGGACACGCTGGACCTGGCGCCCTGGCAAGATCAGGCTGCACGTCTGGGCGGCGACGACCCGGGCGGCAGCGCGCGGCAGAATCTGCAGGGCGTCGACTTGAGCATCGGCCAGTTGAAGGCGTTCGGCATGGACCTGAACCAGGCCGTGGTGCGCCTGGCCCGCGGCGGCCCAGCCTGGGACCTGCGCCTGGACAGCAAGGAGGTCATCGGCAACGCCCGGCTTGCGGATGCCAAGGGTGCGCCGCTGCTGGTGCGGCTGCAGACCTTGCGCCTGCCGGCTGCCAGCGCTGCCGAGCAGCAGGCAGAAGACGGCGTGGACCCGCTGGCTGCCTTCGACCCACGCAAGGTCCCGGCACTGGACCTGAGCATCGACAAGCTGTATCGCGGTAACGACCTGTTCGGCAGCGCATCGCTCAAGTTGCGGCCGACCGCGCGTGGTGTAAACGCCAGTGATATCGACCTGGCCTTCAAAGGCCTGCATATCAACGGTGGTGGCGGCTGGGAAGGCGAACCGGGCAGCACCGGCAGCTGGTACAAGGGGCGTCTGGACGGCAAGAACCTGGCAGACGTGCTCAAGGCCTGGGGCTTTGCCCCTACCGTGACCAGCCGCGAATTCCGCCTGGATGTGGATGGCCGCTGGCCGGGTTCGCCGGCAGCCGTCGGCCTCAAACGCTTCTCCGGCAGCATGGACGCGGCGCTGCGCACCGGCCAGTTCGTCGAGGTCGAAGGCAGCGCCCAGGCGCTGCGGGTATTCGGCCTGCTCAATTTCAACTCGATCGGCCGACGCCTGCGCCTGGACTTCTCCGACCTGTTCGACAAGGGCCTGGCCTACGACCGGGTCAAAGGCCTGCTGGTGGCCAGCGATGGCGTCTACGTGACCCGCGAGCCGATCGCGGTGACCGGGCCGTCGAGCAATTTCGAGCTGGATGGCACGCTGGACATGGTGAACGACCGGGTCGATGCCAACCTGCAAGTGAGCCTGCCAGTGACCAACAACCTGCCCCTGGCGGCGCTGATTGTCGGCGCGCCAGCGGTAGGCGGGGCGCTATTCCTGGTCGACCGGCTGATTGGTGACCGGGTGTCGCGTTTTGCCAGTGTCCACTACCGTGTCGAAGGGCCATGGAAAGAGCCTAGAATCACATTTGTGAAACCTTTCGAGAAATCCCGCCAGGAGTAA
- a CDS encoding carbon-nitrogen hydrolase family protein translates to MKAAVIQMVSQDDVLANLQRAGALLEQAAFGGARLAVLPENFAAMGRKDAAALGRAEALGEGPILPWLKRTARDLRLWIVAGTLPLPPVGQPEAKAHACSLLIDEHGEVAARYDKLHLFDVDVADNRGRYRESDDYAHGGQVVVADTPVGRVGLSVCYDLRFPELYSALRAAGAELITAPAAFTAVTGAAHWEVLVRARAIETQCYLLAAAQGGTHPGPRETHGHAAIVDPWGRIVAEQAQGEAVLLAERDIDEQASIRARMPVLSHRRFFSQDALRPAHTSE, encoded by the coding sequence ATGAAGGCAGCGGTCATCCAGATGGTCAGCCAGGACGATGTGCTGGCCAACCTGCAACGCGCCGGTGCCCTGCTGGAGCAGGCAGCATTCGGCGGCGCGCGTCTGGCCGTGCTGCCAGAAAACTTCGCCGCCATGGGGCGCAAGGATGCCGCTGCCCTCGGCCGCGCCGAAGCATTGGGCGAAGGGCCCATCCTGCCATGGTTGAAACGCACCGCCCGCGACCTCAGGTTATGGATCGTCGCCGGTACCCTGCCATTGCCGCCGGTCGGGCAGCCTGAGGCGAAGGCCCATGCCTGCTCGCTGCTGATCGACGAACACGGTGAGGTGGCGGCACGCTATGACAAGCTGCACCTGTTCGATGTGGACGTTGCCGACAACCGTGGCCGTTACCGGGAGTCTGACGACTACGCCCATGGCGGCCAGGTGGTGGTAGCCGATACGCCGGTAGGGCGAGTGGGGCTGAGCGTATGCTACGACCTGCGCTTTCCCGAGCTTTACAGTGCACTGCGTGCCGCAGGTGCCGAGCTGATCACGGCGCCGGCCGCCTTCACCGCGGTAACCGGGGCGGCGCATTGGGAAGTGCTGGTGCGCGCCCGTGCCATCGAAACCCAGTGCTACCTGCTGGCAGCAGCGCAGGGCGGGACCCACCCGGGGCCACGGGAAACCCATGGCCATGCGGCGATCGTCGACCCCTGGGGGCGCATCGTCGCGGAACAGGCGCAAGGCGAAGCAGTACTGCTGGCCGAGCGCGACATCGATGAACAAGCGTCCATCCGGGCGCGCATGCCGGTGCTGTCGCACCGGCGCTTCTTCTCGCAGGACGCATTGCGGCCTGCGCACACCTCGGAGTGA
- the tldD gene encoding metalloprotease TldD yields MSQMLSTVSEHLLAPGGLTVDSLQSVLGELAGPGIDAADLYFQGQISETWALEDGIVKEGSFNLDQGVGVRAQSGEKTGFAYSNAINLEALTSAARAARSISRAGQNGKVQVFHSQDVAALYPADNPLDVLSRAEKVELLKRVDAATRALDPRIQQVSVSMAGVWERILIAAADGSLAADVRPLVRFNVSVIVEQNGRRERGGQGGGGRTDYRFFTEERVMGYASEALRQALVNLEAIPAPAGTLPVVLGSGWSGVLLHEAVGHGLEGDFNRKGSSAFSGRIGEKVASSLCTIVDDGTLEGRRGSLSVDDEGTPTECTTLIENGVLKGYMQDKLNARLMGMAVTGNGRRESYAHLPMPRMTNTYMRAGESDPQEIIASVKKGIYCANLGGGQVDITSGKFVFSTSEAYLIEDGKITAPVKGATLIGNGPEAMSRVSMVGNDLALDSGVGTCGKDGQSVPVGVGQPTLKLDAITVGGTGA; encoded by the coding sequence ATGAGCCAGATGTTATCCACCGTCAGCGAACATCTCCTGGCCCCAGGCGGCTTGACCGTGGACAGCCTGCAGAGCGTGCTGGGTGAGTTGGCCGGCCCCGGCATCGATGCCGCCGACCTGTATTTCCAGGGTCAGATCTCGGAAACCTGGGCGCTGGAAGACGGCATCGTCAAAGAAGGCAGCTTCAACCTGGACCAGGGCGTGGGCGTGCGTGCCCAGTCCGGCGAAAAGACCGGCTTTGCCTACAGCAACGCGATCAACCTCGAGGCACTGACCTCGGCGGCCCGTGCCGCCCGTTCGATTTCGCGCGCCGGGCAGAACGGTAAGGTGCAGGTGTTCCATAGCCAGGATGTGGCCGCCCTGTACCCGGCGGACAACCCGCTGGATGTGCTGAGCCGCGCCGAGAAGGTCGAGCTGCTCAAGCGTGTCGACGCCGCCACCCGCGCCCTCGATCCGCGCATTCAGCAGGTCAGCGTGAGCATGGCCGGGGTCTGGGAGCGCATCCTCATCGCCGCCGCCGATGGCAGCCTGGCCGCTGATGTGCGCCCGCTGGTGCGTTTCAACGTCAGCGTCATCGTCGAGCAGAACGGCCGTCGCGAGCGCGGCGGGCAGGGCGGGGGCGGGCGTACCGACTACCGTTTCTTCACCGAAGAACGGGTAATGGGCTATGCCAGCGAGGCGCTGCGCCAGGCCCTGGTCAACCTCGAGGCTATCCCGGCGCCGGCCGGTACCCTGCCGGTGGTGCTCGGGTCGGGCTGGTCGGGCGTGCTGCTGCACGAGGCTGTCGGCCATGGCCTGGAAGGCGACTTCAACCGCAAGGGCAGTTCGGCGTTCAGTGGCCGTATCGGCGAAAAAGTGGCGTCGAGCCTGTGCACCATCGTCGACGACGGCACTCTGGAAGGCCGCCGTGGTTCGCTGAGCGTGGATGATGAAGGCACACCGACCGAGTGCACCACGCTGATCGAAAATGGCGTGCTCAAAGGCTACATGCAGGACAAGCTGAACGCCCGCCTGATGGGCATGGCGGTGACCGGCAACGGCCGCCGCGAATCCTACGCCCACCTGCCGATGCCACGCATGACCAATACCTATATGCGGGCTGGCGAAAGCGACCCACAGGAAATCATCGCCTCGGTGAAAAAAGGCATCTACTGCGCCAACCTGGGCGGTGGTCAGGTGGATATCACCAGCGGCAAGTTCGTGTTCTCGACCAGTGAGGCCTACCTGATCGAAGACGGCAAGATCACCGCGCCAGTAAAAGGGGCGACCCTGATCGGCAATGGCCCGGAGGCGATGAGCCGGGTGTCGATGGTTGGTAACGACCTGGCGTTGGACAGCGGGGTAGGGACCTGCGGCAAGGACGGGCAGTCGGTGCCGGTCGGGGTCGGTCAGCCGACCTTGAAGCTGGATGCGATCACGGTTGGCGGTACCGGGGCGTGA
- the yjgA gene encoding ribosome biogenesis factor YjgA, with the protein MVDSNDDAFDGEKSKTQIKRELHALVELGERLTTLKADTLARLPLTDELRKALAEASKHTAHGARKRHMSFVGKLMRVQDLDAIHALLEQMDSSTRQYNERFHSLERWRDRLIDGNDEDLERFVNEYPDTDRQQLRSLVRHAQHEKARNKPPAAARKVFKYIRDLDELQRGLR; encoded by the coding sequence ATGGTTGATTCAAACGACGACGCCTTCGACGGCGAAAAAAGCAAAACCCAGATCAAGCGTGAATTGCATGCGCTGGTCGAACTCGGCGAGCGCCTTACCACGCTCAAGGCCGATACCCTGGCCCGCCTGCCGTTGACCGACGAGTTGCGCAAGGCCCTGGCCGAGGCCAGCAAGCACACTGCTCACGGCGCGCGCAAACGGCACATGTCGTTCGTCGGCAAGCTGATGCGTGTGCAGGACCTGGATGCCATCCACGCCTTGCTCGAACAGATGGACAGCTCCACGCGCCAGTACAACGAGCGTTTCCACAGCCTGGAGCGCTGGCGCGACCGGCTGATCGACGGTAACGACGAAGACCTCGAACGCTTCGTCAACGAGTACCCCGATACCGACCGCCAGCAGTTGCGCTCGCTGGTGCGCCATGCCCAGCATGAAAAAGCGCGGAACAAGCCACCTGCCGCTGCGCGCAAGGTGTTCAAGTACATCCGCGACCTCGACGAATTGCAGCGCGGCTTGCGCTGA
- the pmbA gene encoding metalloprotease PmbA yields MSAVQSVGPKDLPALQEQVEAIIAEARRQGASACEVAVSLEQGLSTTVRQREVETVEFNRDQGFGITLYVGQRKGSASTSASGPEAIRETVAAALAIARHTSEDACAGLADAALMAREIPDLDLYHDWALEPEKAIEMALACEAAAFDADPRILNADGTTLNTHQGCRVYGNSHGFIGGYASTRHSLSCVMIAEGDGQMQRDYWYDVNRQGQLLADPRSIGVRAAQRAASRLGARPVPTCEVPVLFSAELAGGLFGSFLSAISGGNLYRKSSFLEGTIGQRLFPTWLTLDERPHIPRALGSAAFDGDGLATYAKPFVDKGELVSYLLGTYSGRKLGLPSTANAGGVHNLFVSHGIEDQAALIRRMGRGLLVTELMGHGLNMVTGDYSRGAAGFWVENGEIQHAVQEVTIAGNMKDMFQQIVAIGSDLETRSNIHTGSVLIERMTVAGS; encoded by the coding sequence ATGAGTGCAGTCCAGAGCGTAGGTCCGAAGGACCTGCCAGCATTGCAGGAGCAGGTCGAGGCGATCATCGCCGAGGCGCGCCGCCAGGGGGCCAGTGCCTGCGAAGTGGCGGTGTCGCTGGAGCAGGGCCTGTCCACCACGGTACGCCAGCGCGAGGTCGAAACGGTCGAGTTCAATCGCGACCAGGGCTTTGGCATCACCCTCTATGTCGGCCAGCGCAAAGGCTCGGCCAGCACCTCGGCCAGTGGCCCGGAGGCGATTCGCGAAACCGTTGCCGCTGCCCTGGCGATTGCCAGACATACGTCCGAGGATGCCTGTGCCGGCCTGGCCGATGCGGCCCTGATGGCCCGCGAGATCCCGGACCTTGACCTGTATCATGACTGGGCTCTGGAGCCCGAGAAGGCCATCGAGATGGCGCTGGCCTGCGAGGCGGCGGCATTTGATGCCGACCCACGCATCCTCAACGCTGACGGCACTACCCTCAATACCCATCAGGGGTGCCGCGTGTATGGCAACAGCCATGGCTTCATCGGTGGCTACGCCTCGACCCGGCACAGCCTGAGCTGTGTGATGATCGCCGAAGGCGACGGGCAGATGCAGCGCGACTACTGGTACGACGTGAACCGTCAGGGCCAGCTGCTGGCCGACCCGCGTAGCATCGGTGTGCGCGCTGCCCAGCGTGCCGCCAGCCGCCTGGGCGCACGGCCAGTACCGACCTGTGAAGTGCCGGTGCTGTTTTCCGCCGAGCTGGCGGGTGGCCTGTTCGGCAGCTTCCTGTCGGCCATTTCCGGCGGCAACCTGTACCGTAAGTCGTCGTTCCTCGAGGGGACCATCGGCCAGCGCCTGTTCCCCACCTGGCTGACCCTCGACGAACGCCCGCACATTCCGCGTGCGCTGGGCAGCGCCGCGTTCGATGGCGACGGCCTGGCGACCTATGCCAAGCCGTTCGTCGACAAGGGCGAGCTGGTCTCCTACCTGCTGGGTACCTATTCCGGGCGCAAGTTGGGGCTGCCGAGCACGGCCAATGCCGGCGGCGTGCACAACCTGTTCGTCAGCCATGGCATCGAAGACCAGGCGGCGCTGATCCGGCGCATGGGCCGCGGGCTGCTGGTGACCGAATTGATGGGGCACGGCCTGAACATGGTAACGGGCGATTATTCGCGTGGTGCGGCGGGCTTCTGGGTCGAGAATGGCGAGATCCAGCATGCGGTGCAGGAAGTGACTATCGCCGGCAACATGAAGGACATGTTCCAGCAGATTGTAGCGATTGGCAGCGATCTGGAAACCCGCAGCAATATCCACACCGGTTCGGTGCTGATCGAGCGGATGACTGTGGCGGGTAGCTGA